From a single Myotis daubentonii chromosome 5, mMyoDau2.1, whole genome shotgun sequence genomic region:
- the LOC132234443 gene encoding LOW QUALITY PROTEIN: E3 ubiquitin-protein ligase RBBP6-like (The sequence of the model RefSeq protein was modified relative to this genomic sequence to represent the inferred CDS: inserted 1 base in 1 codon), with translation MACVHYKFASKLNYAIATFDGRHISLRDLKKQIMGREKLNAAKCDLQISNAQTEEEYTDDNALIPKNVSVIVRRIPIGGVKSTSKADARRRTEPVMGTSTVTDASSASISLAQLTQTANLAEANASEEDKIKATMAQSGRAYGPVNYVKEPLGPPPPSYTCFRCGRPGHYIKNCPTNGDERFEPRPRIKKSTGIPRSFMMEVKDPNMKGAKLTNTGTYAIPTIEAEAYAIGKKERPPFLPEEPSSSCEKDDPIPDELLCPICKDMVTDAAIIPCCANSYCDECIRTALLESEDHTCPTCHQHDVSPDALIANKFLRQAVTNFKNGTGGYTKRLRKQLPPPPPPIPPPRPLIQRNLQPLMRPPISRQQDPPMTPVTSSSGHPAPSISSLTSNQSPLAPAVPGNSSTPVPGPDITAPVSISVHWEKSDGPFRDSDQKIVPAAALASEHSKGTSSVAMTALVEEKGYPVPVLGTPSLLGQSPPAGYSVPPPGFPPAPANLSTPWGSSGVQTAHSNTIPTTQAPLGPGEEFYREQRQLKGESEYPYGGSSYSRSPSTYPKSRPGSTRSPSYSRSSSRSQSCSYSPSLPYPRRGRGKRRNYRPRSRSHGYRRSRSRSPLYRRCPSRSRSPPAFRGQSPNKRTVPQGKTGRAHFHRYREVPPPYDRKAYYGGSVDFRDPFENEHYREWERKYRQWYDKYHTGYAAGAQARASANGDNFPPESFSPPHIRNSPLTRGRGEVYSGGQSRRSPNIGGSNSPEKLSTRDSHNRKDSTKSKEKESDSAAGHGKGRKHKEHRRRKXSEGLLNTELLEPSGKSREPTKNGDAALRGVEMEPCAPPWAPDPSPKSSWSPGIRFGRPVAPSAGPGAVTLSVLGSADWCSGRPADLAPPTTLLGYKRKQGPLGRASQLQAVVFVVIILVVVLVLPGSFHGESLRIPSPWT, from the exons ATGGCCTGTGTGCATTATAAATTCGCTTCCAAACTCAACTATGCCATCGCCACCTTTGATGGGCGGCACATCTCCCTCCGTGACCTAAAGAAGCAGATTATGGGCAGAGAGAAGCTGAATGCTGCCAAGTGCGACCTGCAGATCAGCAACGCGCAGACCGAGGAAGAATATACCGATGACAATGCTCTGATCCCTAAGAATGTATCTGTAATTGTTAGAAGAATTCCTATTGGAGGTGTGAAATCTACAAGCAAGGCGGACGCTAGACGGCGCACGGAACCAGTGATGGGCACTTCAACAGTCACTGATGCCTCTTCTGCATCTATTTCTCTGGCCCAGCTTACGCAGACTGCCAATCTGGCTGAAGCCAATGCTtctgaagaagataaaattaaagccACGATGGCGCAATCTGGCCGTGCATACGGCCCCGTCAATTACGTGAAGGAGCCTCTAGGTCCACCACCTCCATCTTATACCTGTTTCCGCTGTGGTAGACCCGGCCATTATATTAAGAACTGCCCAACCAACGGGGATGAACGCTTCGAGCCTCGCCCTAGGATTAAAAAGAGCACTGGAATCCCCAGAAGTTTCATGATGGAAGTGAAAGATCCCAACATGAAAGGTGCAAAGCTCACCAACACTGGAACATACGCAATACCCACTATAGAGGCAGAGGCATATGCAATTGGGAAGAAGGAAAGGCCACCTTTCTTACCAGAGGAGCCCTCTTCGTCTTGTGAAAAGGACGACCCTATCCCAGACGAGTTGCTGTGTCCCATCTGCAAAGACATGGTGACTGATGCCGCTATCATTCCCTGCTGTGCAAACAGCTATTGTGATGAGTGTATAAGAACAGCGCTCTTGGAATCAGAGGACCATACGTGTCCAACGTGTCATCAACATGATGTCTCTCCCGATGCTTTAATTGCCAATAAATTCTTGCGACAGGCTGTTACTAACTTCAAAAATGGAACTGGTGGTTATACAAAAAGACTGCGGAAACAgttacccccaccaccacccccgataCCGCCCCCGAGACCTCTCATTCAGCGGAATCTACAGCCTCTGATGAGACCTCCAATATCAAGACAGCAAGATCCTCCGATGACTCCAGTCACCTCTTCATCAGGCCACCCGGCTCCCTCTATATCTTCATTAACTTCTAATCAGTCTCCCTTAGCCCCTGCTGTGCCCGGAAATTCATCCACCCCAGTGCCTGGACCTGATATAACCGCACCGGTGTCCATCTCAGTCCACTGGGAAAAATCAGATGGGCCTTTCCGGGATTCCGATCAAAAAATAGTGCCAGCCGCAGCCCTTGCCTCAGAGCATTCAAAGGGAACCTCTTCAGTAGCAATGACTGCCCTTGTGGAGGAGAAAGGTTACCCGGTGCCTGTGCTTGGAACCCCATCTTTGCTTGGACAGTCACCACCTGCTGGGTATAGCGTCCCTCCCCCCGGGTTCCCTCCAGCGCCGGCCAATTTGTCAACGCCTTGGGGATCATCAGGAGTGCAGACTGCTCATTCCAATACCATCCCAACAACACAAGCACCACTTGGGCCCGGGGAAGAATTCTATAGAGAGCAGCGACAGCTAAAAGGGGAGTCTGAATATCCCTATGGTGGTTCCTCATACTCCAGAAGTCCTTCTACTTACCCTAAATCAAGACCTGGTTCAACGCGGTCACCTTCTTATTCCCGATCATCTAGCCGCTCGCAATCTTGCTCCTATTCGCCATCACTTCCATATCCCAGAAGGGGCAGAGGCAAGAGACGAAATTACCGCCCAAGGTCTAGATCTCATGGATATCGTCGATCTAGGTCAAGGTCACCACTATATAGGCGATGCCCTTCGCGATCAAGGTCCCCTCCAGCATTTAGGGGACAGTCTCCAAATAAACGGACTGTACCACAAGGGAAAACAGGACGTGCACAttttcatagatacagagaagttcCACCACCATATGACAGAAAAGCTTACTATGGCGGGAGTGTTGACTTTAGAGACCCCTTTGAAAACGAGCATTACCgagagtgggagagaaaataCAGACAGTGGTATGACAAATACCACACAGGTTATGCTGCTGGAGCACAGGCTCGAGCATCAGCAAATGGAGATAACTTTCCTCCAGAGAGCTTTTCGCCACCTCATATCAGGAATTCTCCCCTTACAAGGGGCCGCGGAGAAGTTTACTCGGGTGGACAAAGTCGTAGAAGTCCAAACATAGGCGGTAGCAACTCTCCAGAAAAGCTTTCCACAAGAGACAGCCACAACCGGAAGGATAGTACAAAGTCAAAAGAGAAGGAGAGCGACAGTGCTGCAGGACATGGTAAAGGAAGGAAACATAAGGAACATCGAAGGCGGA GAAGCGAAGGCCTTCTAAACACAGAGTTGTTAGAACCTTCTGGAAAATCAAGAGAACCTACAA AAAACGGCGATGCCGCCCTGCGAGGCGTGGAGATGGAGCCTTGCGCACCTCCCTGGGCACCTGACCCATCTCCCAAGTCCTCCTGGAGCCCCGGGATTCGCTTTGGCCGGCCAgtggcgccctctgctggtccTGGAGCGGTGACGCTTTCAGTCCTGGGGTCGGCTGATTGGTGCAGCGGGCGGCCTGCTGacttggctcctcccaccacgctcCTGGGCTATAAAAGAAAGCAGGGTCCTCTTGGCAGAGCTTCTCAGCTCCAGGCTGTGGTCTTCGTCGTCATCATCCTCGTCGTCGTCCTCGTTCTCCCAGGGAGCTTTCACGGAGAGAGCTTGCGAATACCCAGTCCCTGGACATAG
- the LOC132234442 gene encoding LOW QUALITY PROTEIN: E3 ubiquitin-protein ligase RBBP6-like (The sequence of the model RefSeq protein was modified relative to this genomic sequence to represent the inferred CDS: inserted 1 base in 1 codon), which translates to MACVHYKFASKLNYAIATFDGRHISLRDLKKQIMGREKLNAAKCDLQISNAQTEEEYTDDNALIPKNVSVIVRRIPIGGVKSTSKADARRRTEPVMGTSTVTDASSASISLAQLTQTANLAEANASEEDKIKATMAQSGRAYGPVNYVKEPLGPPPPSYTCFRCGRPGHYIKNCPTNGDERFEPRPRIKKSTGIPRSFMMEVKDPNMKGAKLTNTGTYAIPTIEAEAYAIGKKERPPFLPEEPSSSCEKDDPIPDELLCPICKDMVTDAAIIPCCANSYCDECIRTALLESEDHTCPTCHQHDVSPDALIANKFLRQAVTNFKNGTGGYTKRLRKQLPPPPPPIPPPRPLIQRNLQPLMRPPISRQQDPPMTPVTSSSGHPAPSISSLTSNQSPLAPAVPGNSSTPVPGPDITAPVSISVHWEKSDGPFRDSDQKIVPAAALASEHSKGTSSVAMTALVEEKGYPVPVLGTPSLLGQSPPAGYSVPPPGFPPAPANLSTPWGSSGVQTAHSNTIPTTQAPLGPGEEFYREQRQLKGESKYPYGGSSYSRSPSTYPKSRPGSTRSPSYSRSSSRSQSCSYSPSLPYPRRGRGKRRNYRPRSRSHGYRRSRSRSPLYRRCPSRSRSPPAFRGQSPKKRTVPQGKTGRAHFHRYREVPPPYDRKAYYGGSVDFRDPFENEHYREWERKYRQWYDKYHTGYAAGAQARASANGDNFPPESFSPPHIRNSPLTRGRGEVYSGGQSRRSPNIGGSNSPEKLSTRDSHNRKDSTKSKEKESDSAAGHGKGRKHKEHRRRKXSEGLLNTELLEPSGKSREPTKNGDAALRGVEMEPCAPPWAPDPSPKSSWSPGIRFGRPVAPSAGPGAVTLSVLGSADWCSGRPADLAPPTTLLGYKRKQGPLGRASQLQAVVFVVIILVVVLVLPGSFHGESLRIPSPWT; encoded by the exons ATGGCCTGTGTGCATTATAAATTCGCTTCCAAACTCAACTATGCCATCGCCACCTTTGATGGGCGGCACATCTCCCTCCGTGACCTAAAGAAGCAGATTATGGGCAGAGAGAAGCTGAATGCTGCCAAGTGCGACCTGCAGATCAGCAACGCGCAGACCGAGGAAGAATATACCGATGACAATGCTCTGATCCCTAAGAATGTATCTGTAATTGTTAGAAGAATTCCTATTGGAGGTGTGAAATCTACAAGCAAGGCGGACGCTAGACGGCGCACGGAACCAGTGATGGGCACTTCAACAGTCACTGATGCCTCTTCTGCATCTATTTCTCTGGCCCAGCTTACGCAGACTGCCAATCTGGCTGAAGCCAATGCTtctgaagaagataaaattaaagccACGATGGCGCAATCTGGCCGTGCATACGGCCCCGTCAATTACGTGAAGGAGCCTCTAGGTCCACCACCTCCATCTTATACCTGTTTCCGCTGTGGTAGACCCGGCCATTATATTAAGAACTGCCCAACCAACGGGGATGAACGCTTCGAGCCTCGCCCTAGGATTAAAAAGAGCACTGGAATCCCCAGAAGTTTCATGATGGAAGTGAAAGATCCCAACATGAAAGGTGCAAAGCTCACCAACACTGGAACATACGCAATACCCACTATAGAGGCAGAGGCATATGCAATTGGGAAGAAGGAAAGGCCACCTTTCTTACCAGAGGAGCCCTCTTCGTCTTGTGAAAAGGACGACCCTATCCCAGACGAGTTGCTGTGTCCCATCTGCAAAGACATGGTGACTGATGCCGCTATCATTCCCTGCTGTGCAAACAGCTATTGTGATGAGTGTATAAGAACAGCGCTCTTGGAATCAGAGGACCATACGTGTCCAACGTGTCATCAACATGATGTCTCTCCCGATGCTTTAATTGCCAATAAATTCTTGCGACAGGCTGTTACTAACTTCAAAAATGGAACTGGTGGTTATACAAAAAGACTGCGGAAACAgttacccccaccaccacccccgataCCGCCCCCGAGACCTCTCATTCAGCGGAATCTACAGCCTCTGATGAGACCTCCAATATCAAGACAGCAAGATCCTCCGATGACTCCAGTCACCTCTTCATCAGGCCACCCGGCTCCCTCTATATCTTCATTAACTTCTAATCAGTCTCCCTTAGCCCCTGCTGTGCCCGGAAATTCATCCACCCCAGTGCCTGGACCTGATATAACCGCACCGGTGTCCATCTCAGTCCACTGGGAAAAATCAGATGGGCCTTTCCGGGATTCCGATCAAAAAATAGTGCCAGCCGCAGCCCTTGCCTCAGAGCATTCAAAGGGAACCTCTTCAGTAGCAATGACTGCCCTTGTGGAGGAGAAAGGTTACCCGGTGCCTGTGCTTGGAACCCCATCTTTGCTTGGACAGTCACCACCTGCTGGGTATAGCGTCCCTCCCCCCGGGTTCCCTCCAGCGCCGGCCAATTTGTCAACGCCTTGGGGATCATCAGGAGTGCAGACTGCTCATTCCAATACCATCCCAACAACACAAGCACCACTTGGGCCCGGGGAAGAATTCTATAGAGAGCAGCGACAGCTAAAAGGGGAGTCTAAATATCCCTATGGTGGTTCCTCATACTCCAGAAGTCCTTCTACTTACCCTAAATCAAGACCTGGTTCAACGCGGTCACCTTCTTATTCCCGATCATCTAGCCGCTCGCAATCTTGCTCCTATTCGCCATCACTTCCATATCCCAGAAGGGGCAGAGGCAAGAGACGAAATTACCGCCCAAGGTCTAGATCTCATGGATATCGTCGATCTAGGTCAAGGTCACCACTATATAGGCGATGCCCTTCGCGATCAAGGTCCCCTCCAGCATTTAGGGGACAGTCTCCAAAGAAACGGACTGTACCACAAGGGAAAACAGGACGTGCACAttttcatagatacagagaagttcCACCACCATATGACAGAAAAGCTTACTATGGCGGGAGTGTTGACTTTAGAGACCCCTTTGAAAACGAGCATTACCgagagtgggagagaaaataCAGACAGTGGTATGACAAATACCACACAGGTTATGCTGCTGGAGCACAGGCTCGAGCATCAGCAAATGGAGATAACTTTCCTCCAGAGAGCTTTTCGCCACCTCATATCAGGAATTCTCCCCTTACAAGGGGCCGCGGAGAAGTTTACTCGGGTGGACAAAGTCGTAGAAGTCCAAACATAGGCGGTAGCAACTCTCCAGAAAAGCTTTCCACAAGAGACAGCCACAACCGGAAGGATAGTACAAAGTCAAAAGAGAAGGAGAGCGACAGTGCTGCAGGACATGGTAAAGGAAGGAAACATAAGGAACATCGAAGGCGGA GAAGCGAAGGCCTTCTAAACACAGAGTTGTTAGAACCTTCTGGAAAATCAAGAGAACCTACAA AAAACGGCGATGCCGCCCTGCGAGGCGTGGAGATGGAGCCTTGCGCACCTCCCTGGGCACCTGACCCATCTCCCAAGTCCTCCTGGAGCCCCGGGATTCGCTTTGGCCGGCCAgtggcgccctctgctggtccTGGAGCGGTGACGCTTTCAGTCCTGGGGTCGGCTGATTGGTGCAGCGGGCGGCCTGCTGacttggctcctcccaccacgctcCTGGGCTATAAAAGAAAGCAGGGTCCTCTTGGCAGAGCTTCTCAGCTCCAGGCTGTGGTCTTCGTCGTCATCATCCTCGTCGTCGTCCTCGTTCTCCCAGGGAGCTTTCACGGAGAGAGCTTGCGAATACCCAGTCCCTGGACATAG
- the LOC132234441 gene encoding LOW QUALITY PROTEIN: E3 ubiquitin-protein ligase RBBP6-like (The sequence of the model RefSeq protein was modified relative to this genomic sequence to represent the inferred CDS: inserted 1 base in 1 codon): MACVHYKFASKLNYAIATFDGRHISLRDLKKQIMGREKLNAAKCDLQISNAQTEEEYTDDNALIPKNVSVIVRRIPIGGVKSTSKADARRRTEPVMGTSTVTDASSASISLAQLTQTANLAEANASEEDKIKATMAQSGRAYGPVNYVKEPLGPPPPSYTCFRCGRPGHYIKNCPTNGDERFEPRPRIKKSTGIPRSFMMEVKDPNMKGAKLTNTGTYAIPTIEAEAYAIGKKERPPFLPEEPSSSSEKDDPIPDELLCPICKDMVTDAAIIPCCANSYCDECIRTALLESEDHTCPTCHQHDVSPDALIANKFLRQAVTNFKNGTGGYTKRLRKQLPPPPPPIPPPRPLIQRNLQPLMRPPISRQQDPPMTPVTSSSGHPAPSISSLTSNQSPLAPAVPGNSSTPVPGPDITAPVSISVHWEKSDGPFRDSDQKIVPAAALASEHSKGTSSVAMTALVEEKGYPVPVLGTPSLLGQSPPAGYSVPPPGFPPAPANLSTPWGSSGVQTAHSNTIPTTQAPLGPGEEFYREQRQLKGESKYPYGGSSYSRSPSTYPKSRPGSTRSPSYSRSSSRSQSCSYSPSLPYPRRGRGKRRNYRPRSRSHGYRRSRSRSPLYRRCPSRSRSPPAFRGQSPKKRTVPQGKTGRAHFHRYREVPPPYDRKAYYGGSVDFRDPFENEHYREWERKYRQWYDKYHTGYAAGAQARASANGDNFPPESFSPPHIRNSPLTRGRGEVYSGGQSRRSPNIGGSNSPEKLSTRDSHNRKDSTKSKEKESDSAAGHGKGRKHKEHRRRKXSEGLLNTELLEPSGKSREPTKNGDAAPRGVEMEPCAPPWAPDPSPKSSGSPGIRFGRPVAPSAGPGAVTLSVLGSADWCSGRPADLAPPTTLLGYKRKQGPLGRASQLQAVVFVVIILVVVLVLPGSFHGESLRIPSPWT; the protein is encoded by the exons ATGGCCTGTGTGCATTATAAATTCGCTTCCAAACTCAACTATGCCATCGCCACCTTTGATGGGCGGCACATCTCCCTCCGTGACCTAAAGAAGCAGATTATGGGCAGAGAGAAGCTGAATGCTGCCAAGTGCGACCTGCAGATCAGCAACGCGCAGACCGAGGAAGAATATACCGATGACAATGCTCTGATCCCTAAGAATGTATCTGTAATTGTTAGAAGAATTCCTATTGGAGGTGTGAAATCTACAAGCAAGGCGGACGCTAGACGGCGCACGGAACCAGTGATGGGCACTTCAACAGTCACTGATGCCTCTTCTGCATCTATTTCTCTGGCCCAGCTTACGCAGACTGCCAATCTGGCTGAAGCCAATGCTtctgaagaagataaaattaaagccACGATGGCGCAATCTGGCCGTGCATACGGCCCCGTCAATTACGTGAAGGAGCCTCTAGGTCCACCACCTCCATCTTATACCTGTTTCCGCTGTGGTAGACCCGGCCATTATATTAAGAACTGCCCAACCAACGGGGATGAACGCTTCGAGCCTCGCCCTAGGATTAAAAAGAGCACTGGAATCCCCAGAAGTTTCATGATGGAAGTGAAAGATCCCAACATGAAAGGTGCAAAGCTCACCAACACTGGAACATACGCAATACCCACTATAGAGGCAGAGGCATATGCAATTGGGAAGAAGGAAAGGCCACCTTTCTTACCAGAGGAGCCCTCTTCGTCTTCTGAAAAGGACGACCCTATCCCAGACGAGTTGCTGTGTCCCATCTGCAAAGACATGGTGACTGATGCCGCTATCATTCCCTGCTGTGCAAACAGCTATTGTGATGAGTGTATAAGAACAGCGCTCTTGGAATCAGAGGACCATACGTGTCCAACGTGTCATCAACATGATGTCTCTCCCGATGCTTTAATTGCCAATAAATTCTTGCGACAGGCTGTTACTAACTTCAAAAATGGAACTGGTGGTTATACAAAAAGACTGCGGAAACAgttacccccaccaccacccccgataCCGCCCCCGAGACCTCTCATTCAGCGGAATCTACAGCCTCTGATGAGACCTCCAATATCAAGACAGCAAGATCCTCCGATGACTCCAGTCACCTCTTCATCAGGCCACCCGGCTCCCTCTATATCTTCATTAACTTCTAATCAGTCTCCCTTAGCCCCTGCTGTGCCCGGAAATTCATCCACCCCAGTGCCTGGACCTGATATAACCGCACCGGTGTCCATCTCAGTCCACTGGGAAAAATCAGATGGGCCTTTCCGGGATTCCGATCAAAAAATAGTGCCAGCCGCAGCCCTTGCCTCAGAGCATTCAAAGGGAACCTCTTCAGTAGCAATGACTGCCCTTGTGGAGGAGAAAGGTTACCCGGTGCCTGTGCTTGGAACCCCATCTTTGCTTGGACAGTCACCACCTGCTGGGTATAGCGTCCCTCCCCCCGGGTTCCCTCCAGCGCCGGCCAATTTGTCAACGCCTTGGGGATCATCAGGAGTGCAGACTGCTCATTCCAATACCATCCCAACAACACAAGCACCACTTGGGCCCGGGGAAGAATTCTATAGAGAGCAGCGACAGCTAAAAGGGGAGTCTAAATATCCCTATGGTGGTTCCTCATACTCCAGAAGTCCTTCTACTTACCCTAAATCAAGACCTGGTTCAACGCGGTCACCTTCTTATTCCCGATCATCTAGCCGCTCGCAATCTTGCTCCTATTCGCCATCACTTCCATATCCCAGAAGGGGCAGAGGCAAGAGACGAAATTACCGCCCAAGGTCTAGATCTCATGGATATCGTCGATCTAGGTCAAGGTCACCACTATATAGGCGATGCCCTTCGCGATCAAGGTCCCCTCCAGCATTTAGGGGACAGTCTCCAAAGAAACGGACTGTACCACAAGGGAAAACAGGACGTGCACAttttcatagatacagagaagttcCACCACCATATGACAGAAAAGCTTACTATGGCGGGAGTGTTGACTTTAGAGACCCCTTTGAAAACGAGCATTACCgagagtgggagagaaaataCAGACAGTGGTATGACAAATACCACACAGGTTATGCTGCTGGAGCACAGGCTCGAGCATCAGCAAATGGAGATAACTTTCCTCCAGAGAGCTTTTCGCCACCTCATATCAGGAATTCTCCCCTTACAAGGGGCCGCGGAGAAGTTTACTCGGGTGGACAAAGTCGTAGAAGTCCAAACATAGGCGGTAGCAACTCTCCAGAAAAGCTTTCCACAAGAGACAGCCACAACCGGAAGGATAGTACAAAGTCAAAAGAGAAGGAGAGCGACAGTGCTGCAGGACATGGTAAAGGAAGGAAACATAAGGAACATCGAAGGCGGA GAAGCGAAGGCCTTCTAAACACAGAGTTGTTAGAACCTTCTGGAAAATCAAGAGAACCTACAA AAAACGGCGATGCCGCCCCGCGAGGCGTGGAGATGGAGCCTTGCGCACCTCCCTGGGCACCTGACCCATCTCCCAAGTCCTCCGGGAGCCCCGGGATTCGCTTTGGCCGGCCAgtggcgccctctgctggtccTGGAGCGGTGACGCTTTCAGTCCTGGGGTCGGCTGATTGGTGCAGCGGGCGGCCTGCTGacttggctcctcccaccacgctcCTGGGCTATAAAAGAAAGCAGGGTCCTCTTGGCAGAGCTTCTCAGCTCCAGGCTGTGGTCTTCGTCGTCATCATCCTCGTCGTCGTCCTCGTTCTCCCAGGGAGCTTTCACGGAGAGAGCTTGCGAATACCCAGTCCCTGGACATAG